Proteins found in one Anopheles aquasalis chromosome 3, idAnoAquaMG_Q_19, whole genome shotgun sequence genomic segment:
- the LOC126575824 gene encoding uncharacterized protein LOC126575824 isoform X1, which translates to MKVDKAVCTNGTLEDLGRAIQFEAVFSTLVENKILSIKRESDLKKRHKKSRLLRRVLFGGKVIGPGCCRHVIAANTSNSSSIACERIDSIEARNVSRSNPNKPIGVILQNATTTHTKTEDTNHTVAFVVDGFSSCNGDEEVMLEAGDLSSLSDYDDKAVVTSNIESSHELMDSVPNCDHFSFETVTDGSKICHSRTKYMNCPQTNQIYSLELGDRSNNTDWLQCKKDPAALTRKSSVFDRTSNEAESERFVLDDSTSNVSIELDAVSEVSDIRRSIASEPISIIKSSVHTRVAAQQSGRNSFLSAGNAANRIRILEAKSISAQNSPVLPRQKSTMEGRHLTFSTATYQKHLTRASAGDCDNSIIVDLSLYDKDQQQQQLNSTVIVMNKSASKTGDGRLSTGSNVSKKSSLLLDEKSRSRKIRLTPALCKGPSSTSAQTGNMTAPLLGDSLPTLEPTESFNQLTAANLPVIATRIDLHQSSPVSDMVKLQQYRRASICKKSSNSVCESNQTHTRVGSLTNLRTIANLASPAIQVEDNKVLGSRQLIAALNCPHEDQHHICHLKHPRLLKHSSCDVELHHKPSEIMRAVAPIGFPAVQCSRQSSTKEFHHPKGSETIATNSYGYNDDCSSYIMGYDINESDEEKLNKRKYKYLKRCSDPVIAFPTTSSGMGPTNSGLHHCILTRSPNQPPRQVPYDDDFIYDVSLQIESDYRGGELNSIVHEQKKTYKHRHHHRHCKKKKYKRRKILVHDLDDQSVKVIDPDDLPQRARWTIIATACLLLIMCLLLVGITLRMAPIIDDMGKSYGTRKIIYTADGDPKHASKIVSKWFTEKEINVLE; encoded by the exons ATGAAGGTTGACAAAGCCGTGTGCACGAATGGTACCCTGGAGGATCTGGGCCGGGCAATCCAATTTGAAGCGGTATTTTCAACACtagttgaaaataaaattttgtCAATAAAACGGGAATCTGATCTTAAAAAGCGCCATAAAAAGTCACGGCTGTTACGAAGGGTTCTATTTGGAGGTAAAGTTATTGGACCTGGTTGTTGTCGCCATGTGATAGCCGCAAATAcaagtaacagcagcagcatagcttGCGAACGAATAGACAGCATCGAGGCGCGAAATGTTTCCAGATCTAACCCAAACAAGCCTATAGGAGTAATTTTGCAAAATGCTACCACTACCCACACTAAAACAGAAGATACAAATCACACGGTCGCATTTGTCGTGGATGGATTTTCCTCATGTAATGGCGATGAAGAGGTGATGCTTGAAGCCGGCGACCTTTCATCATTATCGGATTATGACGACAAAGCGGTTGTGACATCAAATATAGAATCATCTCATGAGCTCATGGACAGTGTTCCGAATTgcgaccatttttcatttgaaacAGTCACTGATGGTTCAAAAATTTGTCATAGTCGAACAAAGTATATGAATTGCCCCCAGACAAACCAGATCTATTCATTGGAACTGGGAGATAGATCGAATAATACAGATTGGCTGCAATGTAAAAAGGATCCAGCAGCATTGACACGCAAATCATCAGTATTTGATCGTACATCGAACGAAGCTGAATCTGAACGCTTCGTTCTTGATGATAGCACTTCGAACGTGTCAATAGAACTAGATGCAGTAAGTGAAGTATCAGATATACGACGAAGTATTGCATCGGAACCGATATCGATTATTAAGAGTTCCGTTCACACACGTGTTGCTGCGCAACAGTCTGGAAGGAATTCGTTCCTTTCAGCAGGAAATGCGGCCAACCGAATACGAATCCTCGAAGCAAAATCAATCAGTGCTCAAAACAGTCCGGTACTGCCACGTCAAAAATCAACCATGGAAGGTAGGCATCTAACATTTAGTACTGCCACCTATCAGAAACATTTGACAAGAGCGAGTGCAGGCGACTGTGATAATTCTATCATAGTTGATCTTAGTCTATACGATAaggatcagcaacagcaacaactaaaCTCCACTGTGATAGTCATGAATAAGTCAGCATCTAAGACTGGCGACGGTAGACTTAGTACCGGTAGCAATGTTAGCAAGAAGTCATCCCTGCTACTAGACGAAAAGAGCAGAAGTAGAAAAATCAGATTGACCCCAGCCCTTTGCAAGGGCCCCAGCAGTACTAGTGCACAAACCGGCAATATGACAGCACCACTATTAGGAGATTCTTTGCCAACTTTAGAACCTACTGAAAGCTTTAACCAACTGACCGCAGCCAACTTACCTGTGATAGCAACACGTATCGATCTTCATCAGTCATCGCCGGTTAGTGATATGGTTAAGCTACAACAGTATCGACGCGCCTCGATTTGTAAAAAATCAAGTAATTCAGTTTGTGAATCGAATCAGACACACACTCGAGTGGGCTCACTAACAAACTTACGTACTATAGCCAATCTTGCAAGTCCTGCCATTCAAGTTGAGGACAATAAGGTGTTAGGAAGCAGACAACTGATCGCTGCACTTAATTGTCCACATGAAGATCAACATCATATTTGCCATCTTAAACACCCCAGATTATTAAAACATTCAAGCTGTGATGTCGAGCTGCATCATAAACCTTCAGAAATTATGCGCGCAGTAGCTCCTATCGGGTTTCCCGCTGTACAATGCAGTCGTCAATCCAGTACAAAAGAATTTCACCATCCtaaaggaagcgaaacgatcGCAACCAACAGTTATGGCTACAACGATGACTGTTCTTCCTATATTATGGGCTACGACATCAACGAGAGTGACGAAGAGAAActaaataaaagaaagtatA AATACTTAAAACGTTGTTCAGATCCGGTTATTGCCTTCCCAACTACCAGCAGCGGTATGGGACCCACAAACAGTGGCTTGCATCATTGCATACTTACTCGTTCGCCAAATCAACCACC CAGGCAGGTCCcatatgatgatgatttcatttaCGATGTATCACTGCAAATCGAATCCGACTACCGTGGAGGAGAGCTAAATTCCATCGTGCACGAGCAGAAGAAAACATATAAACATAG gcaccatcatcgacactgtaaaaaaaaaaaatacaaacgaCGGAAAATTCTTGTTCACGACTTGGACGACCAAAGTGTTAAG
- the LOC126575824 gene encoding uncharacterized protein LOC126575824 isoform X3, with product MKVDKAVCTNGTLEDLGRAIQFEAVFSTLVENKILSIKRESDLKKRHKKSRLLRRVLFGGKVIGPGCCRHVIAANTSNSSSIACERIDSIEARNVSRSNPNKPIGVILQNATTTHTKTEDTNHTVAFVVDGFSSCNGDEEVMLEAGDLSSLSDYDDKAVVTSNIESSHELMDSVPNCDHFSFETVTDGSKICHSRTKYMNCPQTNQIYSLELGDRSNNTDWLQCKKDPAALTRKSSVFDRTSNEAESERFVLDDSTSNVSIELDAVSEVSDIRRSIASEPISIIKSSVHTRVAAQQSGRNSFLSAGNAANRIRILEAKSISAQNSPVLPRQKSTMEGRHLTFSTATYQKHLTRASAGDCDNSIIVDLSLYDKDQQQQQLNSTVIVMNKSASKTGDGRLSTGSNVSKKSSLLLDEKSRSRKIRLTPALCKGPSSTSAQTGNMTAPLLGDSLPTLEPTESFNQLTAANLPVIATRIDLHQSSPVSDMVKLQQYRRASICKKSSNSVCESNQTHTRVGSLTNLRTIANLASPAIQVEDNKVLGSRQLIAALNCPHEDQHHICHLKHPRLLKHSSCDVELHHKPSEIMRAVAPIGFPAVQCSRQSSTKEFHHPKGSETIATNSYGYNDDCSSYIMGYDINESDEEKLNKRKYKYLKRCSDPVIAFPTTSSGMGPTNSGLHHCILTRSPNQPPRQVPYDDDFIYDVSLQIESDYRGGELNSIVHEQKKTYKHRHHHRHCKKKKYKRRKILVHDLDDQSVKVIDPDDLPQRARWTIIATACLLLIMCLLLVGITLRMAPIIDDMVRQENERLMRESLDRAKMIKNYTEYNRIIGGDDIP from the exons ATGAAGGTTGACAAAGCCGTGTGCACGAATGGTACCCTGGAGGATCTGGGCCGGGCAATCCAATTTGAAGCGGTATTTTCAACACtagttgaaaataaaattttgtCAATAAAACGGGAATCTGATCTTAAAAAGCGCCATAAAAAGTCACGGCTGTTACGAAGGGTTCTATTTGGAGGTAAAGTTATTGGACCTGGTTGTTGTCGCCATGTGATAGCCGCAAATAcaagtaacagcagcagcatagcttGCGAACGAATAGACAGCATCGAGGCGCGAAATGTTTCCAGATCTAACCCAAACAAGCCTATAGGAGTAATTTTGCAAAATGCTACCACTACCCACACTAAAACAGAAGATACAAATCACACGGTCGCATTTGTCGTGGATGGATTTTCCTCATGTAATGGCGATGAAGAGGTGATGCTTGAAGCCGGCGACCTTTCATCATTATCGGATTATGACGACAAAGCGGTTGTGACATCAAATATAGAATCATCTCATGAGCTCATGGACAGTGTTCCGAATTgcgaccatttttcatttgaaacAGTCACTGATGGTTCAAAAATTTGTCATAGTCGAACAAAGTATATGAATTGCCCCCAGACAAACCAGATCTATTCATTGGAACTGGGAGATAGATCGAATAATACAGATTGGCTGCAATGTAAAAAGGATCCAGCAGCATTGACACGCAAATCATCAGTATTTGATCGTACATCGAACGAAGCTGAATCTGAACGCTTCGTTCTTGATGATAGCACTTCGAACGTGTCAATAGAACTAGATGCAGTAAGTGAAGTATCAGATATACGACGAAGTATTGCATCGGAACCGATATCGATTATTAAGAGTTCCGTTCACACACGTGTTGCTGCGCAACAGTCTGGAAGGAATTCGTTCCTTTCAGCAGGAAATGCGGCCAACCGAATACGAATCCTCGAAGCAAAATCAATCAGTGCTCAAAACAGTCCGGTACTGCCACGTCAAAAATCAACCATGGAAGGTAGGCATCTAACATTTAGTACTGCCACCTATCAGAAACATTTGACAAGAGCGAGTGCAGGCGACTGTGATAATTCTATCATAGTTGATCTTAGTCTATACGATAaggatcagcaacagcaacaactaaaCTCCACTGTGATAGTCATGAATAAGTCAGCATCTAAGACTGGCGACGGTAGACTTAGTACCGGTAGCAATGTTAGCAAGAAGTCATCCCTGCTACTAGACGAAAAGAGCAGAAGTAGAAAAATCAGATTGACCCCAGCCCTTTGCAAGGGCCCCAGCAGTACTAGTGCACAAACCGGCAATATGACAGCACCACTATTAGGAGATTCTTTGCCAACTTTAGAACCTACTGAAAGCTTTAACCAACTGACCGCAGCCAACTTACCTGTGATAGCAACACGTATCGATCTTCATCAGTCATCGCCGGTTAGTGATATGGTTAAGCTACAACAGTATCGACGCGCCTCGATTTGTAAAAAATCAAGTAATTCAGTTTGTGAATCGAATCAGACACACACTCGAGTGGGCTCACTAACAAACTTACGTACTATAGCCAATCTTGCAAGTCCTGCCATTCAAGTTGAGGACAATAAGGTGTTAGGAAGCAGACAACTGATCGCTGCACTTAATTGTCCACATGAAGATCAACATCATATTTGCCATCTTAAACACCCCAGATTATTAAAACATTCAAGCTGTGATGTCGAGCTGCATCATAAACCTTCAGAAATTATGCGCGCAGTAGCTCCTATCGGGTTTCCCGCTGTACAATGCAGTCGTCAATCCAGTACAAAAGAATTTCACCATCCtaaaggaagcgaaacgatcGCAACCAACAGTTATGGCTACAACGATGACTGTTCTTCCTATATTATGGGCTACGACATCAACGAGAGTGACGAAGAGAAActaaataaaagaaagtatA AATACTTAAAACGTTGTTCAGATCCGGTTATTGCCTTCCCAACTACCAGCAGCGGTATGGGACCCACAAACAGTGGCTTGCATCATTGCATACTTACTCGTTCGCCAAATCAACCACC CAGGCAGGTCCcatatgatgatgatttcatttaCGATGTATCACTGCAAATCGAATCCGACTACCGTGGAGGAGAGCTAAATTCCATCGTGCACGAGCAGAAGAAAACATATAAACATAG gcaccatcatcgacactgtaaaaaaaaaaaatacaaacgaCGGAAAATTCTTGTTCACGACTTGGACGACCAAAGTGTTAAG
- the LOC126575824 gene encoding uncharacterized protein LOC126575824 isoform X4 translates to MKVDKAVCTNGTLEDLGRAIQFEAVFSTLVENKILSIKRESDLKKRHKKSRLLRRVLFGGKVIGPGCCRHVIAANTSNSSSIACERIDSIEARNVSRSNPNKPIGVILQNATTTHTKTEDTNHTVAFVVDGFSSCNGDEEVMLEAGDLSSLSDYDDKAVVTSNIESSHELMDSVPNCDHFSFETVTDGSKICHSRTKYMNCPQTNQIYSLELGDRSNNTDWLQCKKDPAALTRKSSVFDRTSNEAESERFVLDDSTSNVSIELDAVSEVSDIRRSIASEPISIIKSSVHTRVAAQQSGRNSFLSAGNAANRIRILEAKSISAQNSPVLPRQKSTMEGRHLTFSTATYQKHLTRASAGDCDNSIIVDLSLYDKDQQQQQLNSTVIVMNKSASKTGDGRLSTGSNVSKKSSLLLDEKSRSRKIRLTPALCKGPSSTSAQTGNMTAPLLGDSLPTLEPTESFNQLTAANLPVIATRIDLHQSSPVSDMVKLQQYRRASICKKSSNSVCESNQTHTRVGSLTNLRTIANLASPAIQVEDNKVLGSRQLIAALNCPHEDQHHICHLKHPRLLKHSSCDVELHHKPSEIMRAVAPIGFPAVQCSRQSSTKEFHHPKGSETIATNSYGYNDDCSSYIMGYDINESDEEKLNKRKYKYLKRCSDPVIAFPTTSSGMGPTNSGLHHCILTRSPNQPPQVPYDDDFIYDVSLQIESDYRGGELNSIVHEQKKTYKHRHHHRHCKKKKYKRRKILVHDLDDQSVKVIDPDDLPQRARWTIIATACLLLIMCLLLVGITLRMAPIIDDMVRQENERLMRESLDRAKMIKNYTEYNRIIGGDDIP, encoded by the exons ATGAAGGTTGACAAAGCCGTGTGCACGAATGGTACCCTGGAGGATCTGGGCCGGGCAATCCAATTTGAAGCGGTATTTTCAACACtagttgaaaataaaattttgtCAATAAAACGGGAATCTGATCTTAAAAAGCGCCATAAAAAGTCACGGCTGTTACGAAGGGTTCTATTTGGAGGTAAAGTTATTGGACCTGGTTGTTGTCGCCATGTGATAGCCGCAAATAcaagtaacagcagcagcatagcttGCGAACGAATAGACAGCATCGAGGCGCGAAATGTTTCCAGATCTAACCCAAACAAGCCTATAGGAGTAATTTTGCAAAATGCTACCACTACCCACACTAAAACAGAAGATACAAATCACACGGTCGCATTTGTCGTGGATGGATTTTCCTCATGTAATGGCGATGAAGAGGTGATGCTTGAAGCCGGCGACCTTTCATCATTATCGGATTATGACGACAAAGCGGTTGTGACATCAAATATAGAATCATCTCATGAGCTCATGGACAGTGTTCCGAATTgcgaccatttttcatttgaaacAGTCACTGATGGTTCAAAAATTTGTCATAGTCGAACAAAGTATATGAATTGCCCCCAGACAAACCAGATCTATTCATTGGAACTGGGAGATAGATCGAATAATACAGATTGGCTGCAATGTAAAAAGGATCCAGCAGCATTGACACGCAAATCATCAGTATTTGATCGTACATCGAACGAAGCTGAATCTGAACGCTTCGTTCTTGATGATAGCACTTCGAACGTGTCAATAGAACTAGATGCAGTAAGTGAAGTATCAGATATACGACGAAGTATTGCATCGGAACCGATATCGATTATTAAGAGTTCCGTTCACACACGTGTTGCTGCGCAACAGTCTGGAAGGAATTCGTTCCTTTCAGCAGGAAATGCGGCCAACCGAATACGAATCCTCGAAGCAAAATCAATCAGTGCTCAAAACAGTCCGGTACTGCCACGTCAAAAATCAACCATGGAAGGTAGGCATCTAACATTTAGTACTGCCACCTATCAGAAACATTTGACAAGAGCGAGTGCAGGCGACTGTGATAATTCTATCATAGTTGATCTTAGTCTATACGATAaggatcagcaacagcaacaactaaaCTCCACTGTGATAGTCATGAATAAGTCAGCATCTAAGACTGGCGACGGTAGACTTAGTACCGGTAGCAATGTTAGCAAGAAGTCATCCCTGCTACTAGACGAAAAGAGCAGAAGTAGAAAAATCAGATTGACCCCAGCCCTTTGCAAGGGCCCCAGCAGTACTAGTGCACAAACCGGCAATATGACAGCACCACTATTAGGAGATTCTTTGCCAACTTTAGAACCTACTGAAAGCTTTAACCAACTGACCGCAGCCAACTTACCTGTGATAGCAACACGTATCGATCTTCATCAGTCATCGCCGGTTAGTGATATGGTTAAGCTACAACAGTATCGACGCGCCTCGATTTGTAAAAAATCAAGTAATTCAGTTTGTGAATCGAATCAGACACACACTCGAGTGGGCTCACTAACAAACTTACGTACTATAGCCAATCTTGCAAGTCCTGCCATTCAAGTTGAGGACAATAAGGTGTTAGGAAGCAGACAACTGATCGCTGCACTTAATTGTCCACATGAAGATCAACATCATATTTGCCATCTTAAACACCCCAGATTATTAAAACATTCAAGCTGTGATGTCGAGCTGCATCATAAACCTTCAGAAATTATGCGCGCAGTAGCTCCTATCGGGTTTCCCGCTGTACAATGCAGTCGTCAATCCAGTACAAAAGAATTTCACCATCCtaaaggaagcgaaacgatcGCAACCAACAGTTATGGCTACAACGATGACTGTTCTTCCTATATTATGGGCTACGACATCAACGAGAGTGACGAAGAGAAActaaataaaagaaagtatA AATACTTAAAACGTTGTTCAGATCCGGTTATTGCCTTCCCAACTACCAGCAGCGGTATGGGACCCACAAACAGTGGCTTGCATCATTGCATACTTACTCGTTCGCCAAATCAACCACC GCAGGTCCcatatgatgatgatttcatttaCGATGTATCACTGCAAATCGAATCCGACTACCGTGGAGGAGAGCTAAATTCCATCGTGCACGAGCAGAAGAAAACATATAAACATAG gcaccatcatcgacactgtaaaaaaaaaaaatacaaacgaCGGAAAATTCTTGTTCACGACTTGGACGACCAAAGTGTTAAG
- the LOC126575824 gene encoding uncharacterized protein LOC126575824 isoform X2, translating into MKVDKAVCTNGTLEDLGRAIQFEAVFSTLVENKILSIKRESDLKKRHKKSRLLRRVLFGGKVIGPGCCRHVIAANTSNSSSIACERIDSIEARNVSRSNPNKPIGVILQNATTTHTKTEDTNHTVAFVVDGFSSCNGDEEVMLEAGDLSSLSDYDDKAVVTSNIESSHELMDSVPNCDHFSFETVTDGSKICHSRTKYMNCPQTNQIYSLELGDRSNNTDWLQCKKDPAALTRKSSVFDRTSNEAESERFVLDDSTSNVSIELDAVSEVSDIRRSIASEPISIIKSSVHTRVAAQQSGRNSFLSAGNAANRIRILEAKSISAQNSPVLPRQKSTMEGRHLTFSTATYQKHLTRASAGDCDNSIIVDLSLYDKDQQQQQLNSTVIVMNKSASKTGDGRLSTGSNVSKKSSLLLDEKSRSRKIRLTPALCKGPSSTSAQTGNMTAPLLGDSLPTLEPTESFNQLTAANLPVIATRIDLHQSSPVSDMVKLQQYRRASICKKSSNSVCESNQTHTRVGSLTNLRTIANLASPAIQVEDNKVLGSRQLIAALNCPHEDQHHICHLKHPRLLKHSSCDVELHHKPSEIMRAVAPIGFPAVQCSRQSSTKEFHHPKGSETIATNSYGYNDDCSSYIMGYDINESDEEKLNKRKYKYLKRCSDPVIAFPTTSSGMGPTNSGLHHCILTRSPNQPPQVPYDDDFIYDVSLQIESDYRGGELNSIVHEQKKTYKHRHHHRHCKKKKYKRRKILVHDLDDQSVKVIDPDDLPQRARWTIIATACLLLIMCLLLVGITLRMAPIIDDMGKSYGTRKIIYTADGDPKHASKIVSKWFTEKEINVLE; encoded by the exons ATGAAGGTTGACAAAGCCGTGTGCACGAATGGTACCCTGGAGGATCTGGGCCGGGCAATCCAATTTGAAGCGGTATTTTCAACACtagttgaaaataaaattttgtCAATAAAACGGGAATCTGATCTTAAAAAGCGCCATAAAAAGTCACGGCTGTTACGAAGGGTTCTATTTGGAGGTAAAGTTATTGGACCTGGTTGTTGTCGCCATGTGATAGCCGCAAATAcaagtaacagcagcagcatagcttGCGAACGAATAGACAGCATCGAGGCGCGAAATGTTTCCAGATCTAACCCAAACAAGCCTATAGGAGTAATTTTGCAAAATGCTACCACTACCCACACTAAAACAGAAGATACAAATCACACGGTCGCATTTGTCGTGGATGGATTTTCCTCATGTAATGGCGATGAAGAGGTGATGCTTGAAGCCGGCGACCTTTCATCATTATCGGATTATGACGACAAAGCGGTTGTGACATCAAATATAGAATCATCTCATGAGCTCATGGACAGTGTTCCGAATTgcgaccatttttcatttgaaacAGTCACTGATGGTTCAAAAATTTGTCATAGTCGAACAAAGTATATGAATTGCCCCCAGACAAACCAGATCTATTCATTGGAACTGGGAGATAGATCGAATAATACAGATTGGCTGCAATGTAAAAAGGATCCAGCAGCATTGACACGCAAATCATCAGTATTTGATCGTACATCGAACGAAGCTGAATCTGAACGCTTCGTTCTTGATGATAGCACTTCGAACGTGTCAATAGAACTAGATGCAGTAAGTGAAGTATCAGATATACGACGAAGTATTGCATCGGAACCGATATCGATTATTAAGAGTTCCGTTCACACACGTGTTGCTGCGCAACAGTCTGGAAGGAATTCGTTCCTTTCAGCAGGAAATGCGGCCAACCGAATACGAATCCTCGAAGCAAAATCAATCAGTGCTCAAAACAGTCCGGTACTGCCACGTCAAAAATCAACCATGGAAGGTAGGCATCTAACATTTAGTACTGCCACCTATCAGAAACATTTGACAAGAGCGAGTGCAGGCGACTGTGATAATTCTATCATAGTTGATCTTAGTCTATACGATAaggatcagcaacagcaacaactaaaCTCCACTGTGATAGTCATGAATAAGTCAGCATCTAAGACTGGCGACGGTAGACTTAGTACCGGTAGCAATGTTAGCAAGAAGTCATCCCTGCTACTAGACGAAAAGAGCAGAAGTAGAAAAATCAGATTGACCCCAGCCCTTTGCAAGGGCCCCAGCAGTACTAGTGCACAAACCGGCAATATGACAGCACCACTATTAGGAGATTCTTTGCCAACTTTAGAACCTACTGAAAGCTTTAACCAACTGACCGCAGCCAACTTACCTGTGATAGCAACACGTATCGATCTTCATCAGTCATCGCCGGTTAGTGATATGGTTAAGCTACAACAGTATCGACGCGCCTCGATTTGTAAAAAATCAAGTAATTCAGTTTGTGAATCGAATCAGACACACACTCGAGTGGGCTCACTAACAAACTTACGTACTATAGCCAATCTTGCAAGTCCTGCCATTCAAGTTGAGGACAATAAGGTGTTAGGAAGCAGACAACTGATCGCTGCACTTAATTGTCCACATGAAGATCAACATCATATTTGCCATCTTAAACACCCCAGATTATTAAAACATTCAAGCTGTGATGTCGAGCTGCATCATAAACCTTCAGAAATTATGCGCGCAGTAGCTCCTATCGGGTTTCCCGCTGTACAATGCAGTCGTCAATCCAGTACAAAAGAATTTCACCATCCtaaaggaagcgaaacgatcGCAACCAACAGTTATGGCTACAACGATGACTGTTCTTCCTATATTATGGGCTACGACATCAACGAGAGTGACGAAGAGAAActaaataaaagaaagtatA AATACTTAAAACGTTGTTCAGATCCGGTTATTGCCTTCCCAACTACCAGCAGCGGTATGGGACCCACAAACAGTGGCTTGCATCATTGCATACTTACTCGTTCGCCAAATCAACCACC GCAGGTCCcatatgatgatgatttcatttaCGATGTATCACTGCAAATCGAATCCGACTACCGTGGAGGAGAGCTAAATTCCATCGTGCACGAGCAGAAGAAAACATATAAACATAG gcaccatcatcgacactgtaaaaaaaaaaaatacaaacgaCGGAAAATTCTTGTTCACGACTTGGACGACCAAAGTGTTAAG